A genomic region of Raphanus sativus cultivar WK10039 chromosome 6, ASM80110v3, whole genome shotgun sequence contains the following coding sequences:
- the LOC108808491 gene encoding F-box protein At3g49450-like, producing MSAMKKRKHCVSKEETRIISSTTSTKASGEKYGQIPMDIILEILSRAPAKSIARFRCVSKDWGVTLCRPCFTDLFLKMSSLSPCLLFTFHAEGKWSFFSSPESLLISDQKSSCVVVDRLSHVPIDYPIRVCVPVCGLLCTKDEWVLSKKKDARLMICNPSTGEFKLLPKVKTSRRRVLTYLGHDPVEKVHKVLCMTSCERPYSQKAEQHQVLTLGRGKMNWRMIECSVSHYPQSQDSEICIDGILYYLAAGSGSWKTSMIVCFHIKSEKLKFIVDEAFKDIKSPSTLINYKGKLGILHPNASGFMNGRSSGFVLWVIDDIENHTWCKNIIMFPPLWWSLVDRTKVHIVGTTGNGEILFSPRVVYIPFYIFCYNMETKSIRRAEIEGFGSATGQNIYTFLNHMENVKLFT from the coding sequence ATGTCTGCCATGAAGAAACGAAAGCATTGTGTTTCCAAGGAAGAGACTCGTATCATCTCTTCAACTACATCAACGAAAGCATCAGGAGAAAAATATGGTCAGATCCCAATGGATATCATCCTCGAAATACTTTCGAGAGCGCCTGCCAAATCCATAGCGAGGTTTCGTTGCGTGTCTAAAGACTGGGGTGTCACTCTCTGCCGTCCATGTTTCACCGATCTGTTTCTGAAGATGTCTTCTCTTAGTCCATGTCTCCTTTTCACTTTCCATGCAGAGGGTAAGTGGTCCTTTTTCTCCTCCCCCGAGTCTCTGTTGATTTCAGACCAGAAGTCCTCTTGTGTAGTTGTCGACCGTCTTAGTCATGTCCCTATAGATTATCCCATTAGAGTTTGTGTCCCTGTCTGTGGTTTGTTGTGTACTAAAGATGAGTGGGTTTTAAGCAAAAAGAAGGATGCTAGGTTGATGATATGTAACCCTAGCACAGGAGAATTCAAACTTTTACCCAAAGTGAAAACTAGCAGGCGTAGAGTTTTGACCTATTTAGGGCATGATCCTGTAGAAAAGGTACACAAGGTATTGTGCATGACATCTTGTGAAAGGCCGTATAGTCAAAAAGCTGAACAACATCAGGTTCTCACACTAGGAAGGGGAAAAATGAATTGGAGAATGATTGAGTGTTCAGTATCTCATTATCCTCAGTCTCAAGATAGCGAGATATGCATAGACGGAATCCTATACTATTTAGCTGCGGGAAGTGGGTCTTGGAAAACTTCTATGATAGTTTGTTTTCACATCAAGTCTGAGAAGTTGAAGTTTATTGTTGATGAAGCTTTCAAGGATATCAAATCCCCTTCAACTCTGATAAATTACAAAGGAAAATTAGGTATACTCCATCCTAATGCATCAGGTTTTATGAATGGAAGATCTAGCGGTTTCGTGTTGTGGGTCATTGATGATATTGAGAACCATACATGGTGTAAGAATATTATCATGTTTCCGCCTCTCTGGTGGAGTCTAGTTGATCGGACTAAGGTACATATTGTTGGGACTACCGGTAATggtgaaattttgttttctccTCGCGTCGTGTACATCCCTTTCTACATTTTCTGTTACAACATGGAAACGAAATCTATCAGAAGAGCTGAAATCGAAGGTTTTGGATCTGCCACGGGTCAAAACATTTACACGTTCTTAAACCATATGGAGAATGTGAAACTTTTTACATAA
- the LOC108811204 gene encoding F-box protein At3g49450-like, with protein MSAMKKQKQCVSKEETRIISSTTSTKVSGENSGQIPTDIILDILSRVPAKSIARFRCMSKDWSVTLRRPYFTDLFLKMSSLRPCLLFTFHAEGKWSFFSSPESLLISDQKSSRVAVDYLSHVPIDYPIRACVPVCGLSCTKDEWVLSGKKDARMMLCNPSTGGFTVLPKVKTRRRRILTYLGYDPVEKVYKVLCMTSCEKPFSQKAEQHQVLTFGTGKMNWRMIECSVPHCPRSIDNEICINGVLYYLADGSGSLETSMPMIVCFDIRSEKFKFIVDEAFKDIEHLSTLINYKGKLGILHPNASVFSDERATGFVLWVIDDIENHTWSKNIIMLPSLWWGLVAGTRFHIVGTTGDSEIMFSPSVVSIPFYIFCYNMETNSIRRVEIQGLGPVNGQKIYTYLNHVENVKLLT; from the coding sequence ATGTCTGCCATGAAGAAACAGAAGCAATGTGTTTCCAAGGAAGAGACTCGTATCATTTCTTCGACTACATCAACGAAAGTATCAGGAGAAAACTCTGGTCAGATCCCAACGGATATCATCCTCGACATACTTTCGAGAGTGCCTGCCAAATCCATAGCGAGGTTTCGTTGTATGTCTAAAGACTGGAGCGTCACTCTCCGCCGTCCATATTTCACGGATCTGTTTCTGAAGATGTCTTCTCTTCGTCCCTGTCTCCTTTTCACTTTCCATGCAGAGGGTAAGTGGTCCTTTTTCTCATCACCCGAGTCTCTGTTGATTTCAGACCAGAAGTCCTCTCGTGTAGCTGTCGACTATCTTAGTCATGTCCCTATAGATTATCCCATTAGAGCTTGTGTCCCTGTCTGTGGGTTGTCGTGTACTAAAGATGAGTGGGTTTTAAGCGGAAAGAAAGATGCTAGGATGATGTTATGTAACCCTAGCACAGGAGGTTTCACTGTTTTACCCAAAGTGAAAACTAGGAGGCGTAGGATTTTGACCTATTTGGGTTATGACCCGGTAGAAAAAGTATACAAGGTATTGTGCATGACATCTTGTGAAAAGCCGTTTAGTCAAAAAGCTGAACAACATCAGGTTCTCACATTTGGAACGGGAAAAATGAATTGGAGAATGATTGAGTGTTCAGTACCTCACTGTCCTCGTTCTATAGATAATGAGATATGCATAAACGGAGTTTTATACTATTTAGCTGATGGAAGTGGGTCTTTGGAAACCTCTATGCCCATGATAGTTTGTTTTGACATTAGGTCTGAGAAGTTTAAGTTTATTGTTGATGAAGCTTTCAAGGATATAGAACATCTTTCAACTCTGATAAACTACAAGGGAAAATTAGGTATACTCCATCCTAATGCATCAGTTTTTTCGGATGAAAGAGCTACTGGCTTCGTGTTGTGGGTCATAGATGATATTGAGAACCATACATGGAGTAAGAATATTATCATGCTTCCGTCTCTGTGGTGGGGTCTAGTTGCTGGGACTAGGTTTCATATTGTTGGGACTACCGGTGATAGTGAAATCATGTTTTCTCCAAGCGTTGTGTCCATCCCTTTCTACATTTTCTGCTACAACATGGAAACGAACTCTATCAGAAGAGTTGAAATCCAAGGATTAGGACCCGTCAATGGTCAAAAAATTTACACATACTTAAACCATGTGGAGAATGTGAAACTTCTTACATAA
- the LOC108807445 gene encoding cytochrome P450 705A22 isoform X2 produces MAATFIVDFENFFILIILCLFSFLCYHFFFKKPNDSEGCDLPPSPPSLPIIGHLHHLLSLLLHKRLQKLSSKYGHILYLRVLNVPIVLVSSASIAYEIFKAQDMNVSDRNLPTNEGSLFFGSFGFVTAPYEDYFKFVKKLITTKLLGPQALERSRGVRADEVNQFYLNLVDKAMKKESVEIAKEAMKLISNNTWKMLMGKGFSERGEVERVRGLVAQTDVVSKKFFVAAVLRKPLAKLGISLFKKDLVSISCRYDELLEKSLVEYEEEHNQSSEMLDVLLEACQGEKTAECKITRNHIKALFDFFVAGTVTTTNSVQWTMAEVLNNPKILERLREEIDSVIGKTRLIQETDLPNLPYLQAVVKEALRLHPPAPLGLRSFREGCKVVGFDVLAKTTLIINWYAIMRDPDVWEYPEECRPERFLSSSQEDEIKEEVLKYIPFGRGRRGCPGSNLGYLSVGTAVGVMVQCFDWKIEEDKVNKEEGRGTMTLTMAHPLKCTPLLRNPNLLPSIL; encoded by the exons ATGGCAGCAACTTTCATTGTTGACTTTGAAAACTTTTTCATCTTGATCATCCTTTGCCTCTTTTCATTTCTCTGTTACCATTTCTTCTTCAAGAAACCAAATGACTCAGAAGGCTGTGATCTGCCCCCCAGCCCTCCGTCCCTTCCAATCATCGgtcatcttcaccatctcctctctcttctaCTCCACAAACGTTTACAGAAACTCTCCTCCAAGTACGGACATATCCTCTATCTTCGTGTTTTAAATGTCCCCATAGTCCTTGTCTCCTCTGCCTCAATAGCCTATGAGATCTTTAAGGCGCAAGACATGAACGTTTCCGATCGCAACCTCCCAACGAACGAAGGGTCTCTTTTCTTTGGATCTTTCGGCTTCGTTACCGCTCCTTACGAAGATTACTTTAAATTCGTAAAGAAGCTCATCACCACCAAGCTCCTTGGACCTCAGGCTCTCGAGAGGTCACGAGGCGTCCGTGCGGACGAGGTAAATCAGTTTTACTTGAATCTTGTAGACAAGGCAATGAAGAAGGAGAGCGTTGAGATTGCTAAGGAAGCTATGAAGCTAATAAGCAACAACACATGGAAGATGCTTATGGGAAAGGGTTTTTCAGAGCGCGGTGAAGTAGAGAGAGTGAGGGGCTTAGTGGCCCAAACAGATGTCGTGTCAAAGAAGTTTTTCGTGGCGGCCGTCTTGCGCAAGCCGCTTGCTAAGCTCGGGATCTCACTTTTCAAAAAGGATTTAGTAAGTATCTCATGCAGGTACGATGAGTTGTTGGAGAAGAGTCTTGTGGAATATGAAGAGGAGCATAATCAAAGTAGTGAGATGTTGGACGTACTATTGGAAGCTTGTCAAGGTGAAAAAACAGCAGAGTGTAAGATCACTAGGAACCATATCAAGGCCTTGTTC GACTTTTTCGTTGCAGGTACTGTCACCACAACAAACAGTGTACAGTGGACCATGGCAGAGGTTTTAAACAACCCAAAGATTCTTGAGAGATTGAGAGAAGAAATTGATTCGGTTATAGGTAAAACAAGGTTAATTCAGGAAACAGATCTACCTAACCTTCCTTATTTGCAAGCTGTCGTCAAGGAAGCACTGAGATTGCACCCACCGGCACCTCTTGGGTTAAGGTCCTTCCGAGAAGGATGTAAGGTCGTAGGCTTTGATGTATTGGCGAAAACAACACTTATTATTAACTGGTATGCAATAATGAGAGATCCAGATGTCTGGGAATACCCAGAGGAGTGTAGGCCTGAGAGGTTTTTGTCTTCATCTCAAGAGGACGAGATAAAAGAGGAAGTCCTAAAATACATTCCTTTCGGGAGGGGAAGGAGAGGCTGTCCTGGATCAAATCTAGGTTACCTTTCTGTAGGAACCGCAGTTGGCGTCATGGTGCAGTGTTTTGATTGGAAAATCGAAGAAGATAAGGTCAACAAGGAAGAGGGTCGTGGAACAATGACGCTGACTATGGCTCATCCCCTTAAGTGCACTCCTCTTCTTAGAAATCCAAACCTTTTACCTTCCATTCTGTAG
- the LOC108807445 gene encoding cytochrome P450 705A22 isoform X1, with protein sequence MAATFIVDFENFFILIILCLFSFLCYHFFFKKPNDSEGCDLPPSPPSLPIIGHLHHLLSLLLHKRLQKLSSKYGHILYLRVLNVPIVLVSSASIAYEIFKAQDMNVSDRNLPTNEGSLFFGSFGFVTAPYEDYFKFVKKLITTKLLGPQALERSRGVRADEVNQFYLNLVDKAMKKESVEIAKEAMKLISNNTWKMLMGKGFSERGEVERVRGLVAQTDVVSKKFFVAAVLRKPLAKLGISLFKKDLVSISCRYDELLEKSLVEYEEEHNQSSEMLDVLLEACQGEKTAECKITRNHIKALFVDFFVAGTVTTTNSVQWTMAEVLNNPKILERLREEIDSVIGKTRLIQETDLPNLPYLQAVVKEALRLHPPAPLGLRSFREGCKVVGFDVLAKTTLIINWYAIMRDPDVWEYPEECRPERFLSSSQEDEIKEEVLKYIPFGRGRRGCPGSNLGYLSVGTAVGVMVQCFDWKIEEDKVNKEEGRGTMTLTMAHPLKCTPLLRNPNLLPSIL encoded by the exons ATGGCAGCAACTTTCATTGTTGACTTTGAAAACTTTTTCATCTTGATCATCCTTTGCCTCTTTTCATTTCTCTGTTACCATTTCTTCTTCAAGAAACCAAATGACTCAGAAGGCTGTGATCTGCCCCCCAGCCCTCCGTCCCTTCCAATCATCGgtcatcttcaccatctcctctctcttctaCTCCACAAACGTTTACAGAAACTCTCCTCCAAGTACGGACATATCCTCTATCTTCGTGTTTTAAATGTCCCCATAGTCCTTGTCTCCTCTGCCTCAATAGCCTATGAGATCTTTAAGGCGCAAGACATGAACGTTTCCGATCGCAACCTCCCAACGAACGAAGGGTCTCTTTTCTTTGGATCTTTCGGCTTCGTTACCGCTCCTTACGAAGATTACTTTAAATTCGTAAAGAAGCTCATCACCACCAAGCTCCTTGGACCTCAGGCTCTCGAGAGGTCACGAGGCGTCCGTGCGGACGAGGTAAATCAGTTTTACTTGAATCTTGTAGACAAGGCAATGAAGAAGGAGAGCGTTGAGATTGCTAAGGAAGCTATGAAGCTAATAAGCAACAACACATGGAAGATGCTTATGGGAAAGGGTTTTTCAGAGCGCGGTGAAGTAGAGAGAGTGAGGGGCTTAGTGGCCCAAACAGATGTCGTGTCAAAGAAGTTTTTCGTGGCGGCCGTCTTGCGCAAGCCGCTTGCTAAGCTCGGGATCTCACTTTTCAAAAAGGATTTAGTAAGTATCTCATGCAGGTACGATGAGTTGTTGGAGAAGAGTCTTGTGGAATATGAAGAGGAGCATAATCAAAGTAGTGAGATGTTGGACGTACTATTGGAAGCTTGTCAAGGTGAAAAAACAGCAGAGTGTAAGATCACTAGGAACCATATCAAGGCCTTGTTCGTG GACTTTTTCGTTGCAGGTACTGTCACCACAACAAACAGTGTACAGTGGACCATGGCAGAGGTTTTAAACAACCCAAAGATTCTTGAGAGATTGAGAGAAGAAATTGATTCGGTTATAGGTAAAACAAGGTTAATTCAGGAAACAGATCTACCTAACCTTCCTTATTTGCAAGCTGTCGTCAAGGAAGCACTGAGATTGCACCCACCGGCACCTCTTGGGTTAAGGTCCTTCCGAGAAGGATGTAAGGTCGTAGGCTTTGATGTATTGGCGAAAACAACACTTATTATTAACTGGTATGCAATAATGAGAGATCCAGATGTCTGGGAATACCCAGAGGAGTGTAGGCCTGAGAGGTTTTTGTCTTCATCTCAAGAGGACGAGATAAAAGAGGAAGTCCTAAAATACATTCCTTTCGGGAGGGGAAGGAGAGGCTGTCCTGGATCAAATCTAGGTTACCTTTCTGTAGGAACCGCAGTTGGCGTCATGGTGCAGTGTTTTGATTGGAAAATCGAAGAAGATAAGGTCAACAAGGAAGAGGGTCGTGGAACAATGACGCTGACTATGGCTCATCCCCTTAAGTGCACTCCTCTTCTTAGAAATCCAAACCTTTTACCTTCCATTCTGTAG